A single Cucumis melo cultivar AY chromosome 4, USDA_Cmelo_AY_1.0, whole genome shotgun sequence DNA region contains:
- the LOC103499215 gene encoding FHA domain-containing protein FHA2 → MGTAGSDVEAGFAKLQGEDFEYYMQTYSIILGRNSKKSTVDVDLSSLGGGMNISRHHARIFYDFTRRRFALEVLGKNGCLVEGVLHLPGNAPVKLDSQDLLQIGDKEFYFLLPVRNILGGSVGSRSYMGHPGSVSAGPTVAGPVVPSHSHYNFHLSGSGGAATAGAIVKKGRGREYYEEGYEDEDDIGGSSGKKFRREGYGPGGSGGKAGFSGGLVSMDKKLDGRSRIDREADNQLLQEEKDVVSSVANVLSDLCGPGEWMPMEKLHSELVEHYGNVWHHSRVRKYLTSEDWHGPEAKDKPWYGLLMLLRKYPEHFVINTRSKGRVTLEFVSLVSLLS, encoded by the exons ATGGGTACAGCGGGTAGTGATGTAGAAGCAGGGTTTGCCAAGCTTCAAGGTGAGGATTTCGAATACTATATGCAAACCTACTCCATAATCCTCGGCCGGAATTCCAAGAAATCCACCGTTGACGTTGACCTCTCTAGCCTCGGCGGCGGCATGAACATATCTCGTCACCACGCTCGTATCTTCTACGATTTCACGCGCCGTCGATTTGCCCTCGAAGTTCTCGGCAAAAATGGCTGTCTCGTTGAAGGGGTTCTTCATTTGCCTGGAAATGCCCCGGTTAAGCTCGATTCTCAAGATCTTCTTCAGATTGGGGATAAGGAGTTCTATTTCCTTTTGCCGGTGAGGAACATTTTGGGTGGTTCGGTTGGCTCGAGGAGCTATATGGGTCATCCTGGATCGGTATCGGCGGGTCCTACCGTTGCTGGGCCGGTGGTGCCGTCTCATTCGCACTATAATTTTCATTTGTCTGGCTCTGGAGGGGCCGCTACTGCAGGGGCGATAGTGAAAAAAGGGAGAGGAAGAGAGTATTATGAAGAGGGATATGAGGATGAGGATGATATTGGTGGAAGTAGTGGCAAGAAGTTCCGGCGAGAGGGATATGGACCTGGTGGTTCTGGAGGCAAAGCCGGATTTTCTGGCGGATTGG TTTCCATGGACAAGAAGTTAGATGGAAGATCAAGAATCGATCGAGAAGCTGATAATCAGCTTCTTCAGGAAGAAAAGGATGTGGTGTCGTCGGTTGCTAATGTGCTGTCTGATCTTTGTGGCCCGGGAGAATGGATGCCTATGGAGAAACTCCACTCTGAG CTGGTTGAGCATTATGGCAATGTTTGGCACCATAGTCGTGTAAGAAAGTACCTAACATCAGAGGATTGGCACGGTCCAGAAGCCAAGGATAAACCGTGGTATGGCCTGCTTATGTTGTTGAGAAAATACCCTGAACACTTTGTGATTAACACGAGATCCAAGGGCCGAGTAACGCTCGAATTCGTCTCACTGGTCTCACTGCTTTCCTAG